Proteins from a genomic interval of Flammeovirgaceae bacterium SG7u.111:
- a CDS encoding putative quinol monooxygenase has protein sequence MKLQKLKYQIFVLILVVSACGQKEQNQNVFIANEMMIRIAELEIYPEHLNEYLIILKEEAEASVRLEAGVISIYPMYIKENPNKIKILEIYKDKEAYELHLQTPHFKHYKTSTFKMVKSLNLVDMEALDKETMPKIFEKLSK, from the coding sequence ATGAAACTACAAAAATTAAAATATCAGATTTTTGTCTTGATTTTGGTAGTTAGTGCTTGCGGACAAAAAGAACAAAACCAGAATGTCTTTATTGCTAATGAAATGATGATAAGAATTGCAGAATTAGAAATATACCCTGAACATCTTAATGAATATCTAATAATTCTAAAAGAAGAAGCTGAGGCTTCGGTTAGATTAGAAGCAGGAGTGATTTCTATTTATCCAATGTACATAAAAGAAAATCCGAATAAAATCAAAATTTTAGAAATCTATAAAGACAAGGAAGCATACGAATTGCATTTGCAGACACCTCATTTCAAGCATTATAAGACGTCTACTTTCAAAATGGTAAAATCCTTGAATTTGGTTGATATGGAAGCTTTAGATAAAGAAACAATGCCTAAAATTTTTGAAAAATTATCAAAATAG
- a CDS encoding helix-turn-helix transcriptional regulator — protein sequence MMYYNFKRVFKARGIERPFSFLQKAGFSDNFASKCNRNLIRRLELRELEKLCYLLRCTPNDLIVWEPDDASPLDKNHPLMEIKKPEKTVDMTKALNSVPLHQLAEIEQMILDKIKSNAGKKQEDKDLDE from the coding sequence ATGATGTACTACAATTTTAAGCGGGTATTTAAGGCGAGAGGGATTGAACGTCCTTTCTCTTTTCTCCAAAAAGCTGGGTTCTCGGATAATTTTGCCTCAAAATGCAACCGTAACTTAATCAGGCGGTTGGAGCTGCGGGAACTGGAGAAGCTATGCTACTTGCTACGCTGCACTCCCAATGACCTGATCGTATGGGAGCCCGATGATGCATCGCCCTTGGATAAGAACCATCCGCTCATGGAGATCAAAAAGCCTGAAAAGACCGTGGACATGACCAAAGCCCTCAACTCAGTCCCCCTTCACCAGCTCGCAGAGATAGAGCAGATGATCCTCGATAAGATAAAGTCGAATGCGGGGAAGAAGCAGGAGGATAAGGACTTGGATGAGTAG
- a CDS encoding ThuA domain-containing protein, with protein sequence MKTYFLIALLLLVQARICFSQTTSLKPIPLTEAWENKIYELAPSKAEASISKKHKVLLFSLHTGFEHWVIPHADVVVEALGQKSGAFEVVKSKDISIFEKKNLKQFDAIVLNNNCSEREKRNIFYDALKGGLTEEERVKKAVQLEKNLLSFVKKGGGLVVLHGGITMQNKSAAFSQMVGGSFDYHPRQQMLELKVVEPGHPITKVFEGKSFSHIDEPYFFNNAYLEKDFKPLLYVETAKIKEMKHQPEDKLNYVSWIKRYGKGRVFYASPSHNAQSYENTVMLQFYLNGIQYALGDLECGDSPIGR encoded by the coding sequence ATGAAAACATATTTCTTAATTGCCCTCTTACTATTAGTACAAGCAAGAATTTGCTTCTCTCAGACGACTTCCCTGAAGCCCATTCCTCTTACCGAAGCTTGGGAAAATAAGATTTACGAACTAGCTCCCAGCAAAGCTGAAGCTTCCATTTCCAAAAAACACAAGGTGCTGCTTTTCTCTCTCCATACTGGTTTCGAGCATTGGGTAATTCCTCATGCCGATGTGGTGGTTGAAGCACTTGGGCAAAAGTCTGGAGCTTTTGAGGTGGTCAAAAGCAAGGATATTTCCATATTTGAGAAGAAAAACCTAAAGCAATTCGATGCCATTGTCCTGAACAATAACTGCTCGGAACGAGAGAAAAGAAATATTTTTTACGATGCCCTAAAGGGGGGGCTTACCGAGGAAGAGCGAGTAAAAAAAGCTGTTCAACTAGAAAAAAACTTATTGTCTTTTGTGAAAAAAGGGGGAGGGCTTGTTGTTTTGCATGGAGGCATAACTATGCAAAACAAGTCGGCTGCTTTTAGCCAGATGGTAGGAGGGAGCTTTGATTACCACCCTCGCCAGCAAATGCTTGAGCTAAAAGTGGTAGAGCCAGGCCACCCTATCACCAAGGTGTTTGAAGGGAAGTCTTTTTCCCATATAGACGAGCCTTATTTCTTCAATAATGCGTATTTGGAGAAGGACTTCAAGCCCCTGCTATATGTAGAAACAGCGAAGATTAAGGAGATGAAACATCAGCCGGAAGACAAGCTGAACTATGTGTCATGGATTAAAAGGTATGGAAAAGGAAGGGTATTTTATGCATCCCCATCGCACAATGCCCAAAGCTACGAGAACACTGTAATGCTCCAGTTTTACCTCAACGGCATCCAGTATGCCTTGGGCGACTTAGAGTGTGGCGATTCCCCCATTGGTCGGTGA
- a CDS encoding FUSC family membrane protein has protein sequence MRYNSLKQAFWRHPNRLLALRSTVSMALVSIPFILLDGAFFGVTLALGAMAGALSETDDHPQGRLKTLGLTVLSFFISSFMIGLLYHNPWWLGCWFIVSTLAFILIGGIDERYRAITFGSIQIGVYAMLGADTSPAWYWGSVLLSAGALLHGLISLFLLYRRPWRLLDVYMARGFLALSNYLKEKARLFPSEEKDQIDIRNNLALLNIEMVSALEKIKEVLNNYDEEVEDKELLRPYLQRFMLLQSLHERAASSHERYEVLYTDEESRGVVEGLGEMLRQFAYAIRQLSDDMLNGATYRHPMVLDWISTALETKLQAMDEDKAEPLVLLHHNLSRSHLSLKHLDDLQEGSSIPRLRKDERSLGERLRAQLTFKHPRMRYAIRLSICFLVGYILVQALELEKGAWVMLTSLFVSQISYSETRRRLFQRVLGTVMGVVIGVLLIQIFPTKVGQLVLLLISGFAFFYWVRTRYSRAVLFITIFVLCGFNLISGAGGATIMTSRLIDTLIGASLAFLVARYLWPGWQYHRLPVLISLAMAKNAAYFKAIVKEYDQASPDDLAYRIARREAHRADNELATAWRTMQVEPKRKRKFMQYAFTFTYLNHALLSYISALGIHRSTYDLSFENAPEMTTKLGETMTEAGELLSGNSSVTSTDLVPVLHSLRQQILSIPSSLKKQQLRVFYNITDVTMKLVAELEKIKKEG, from the coding sequence ATGAGGTACAATAGCCTGAAGCAGGCTTTTTGGAGGCATCCTAATAGGTTGTTGGCGTTGCGTTCCACTGTTTCCATGGCTCTTGTGTCTATCCCGTTTATATTGCTGGACGGGGCTTTTTTTGGTGTTACCCTAGCCTTGGGAGCAATGGCGGGCGCTCTTTCCGAAACGGATGACCATCCCCAAGGTCGGTTGAAAACACTGGGGCTTACGGTGCTGAGTTTCTTTATTTCCAGTTTTATGATTGGCTTGCTGTACCATAATCCTTGGTGGCTGGGCTGTTGGTTTATCGTTTCCACCTTGGCTTTTATCCTCATTGGGGGGATAGATGAGCGGTACCGGGCTATTACATTTGGTTCTATCCAGATTGGGGTGTATGCCATGCTTGGTGCAGATACTAGCCCCGCTTGGTATTGGGGCTCAGTTTTGCTTTCAGCAGGTGCACTTTTGCATGGTTTGATTTCTCTCTTCCTTCTTTATAGGCGTCCTTGGAGGTTATTAGATGTATATATGGCAAGAGGCTTTTTGGCGCTTTCCAACTACTTAAAAGAAAAGGCGAGGCTATTTCCCAGCGAAGAAAAAGACCAGATTGATATTCGTAACAATCTCGCCTTGCTCAATATTGAGATGGTGAGCGCTTTGGAAAAGATAAAAGAAGTACTTAACAATTACGATGAGGAGGTAGAAGATAAGGAATTACTGCGGCCGTATTTACAGCGTTTTATGTTATTGCAAAGTTTGCACGAGCGGGCAGCATCGAGCCACGAACGCTACGAAGTACTCTATACTGATGAGGAAAGCAGAGGGGTGGTAGAGGGCTTGGGAGAAATGCTGCGGCAATTTGCTTATGCTATCCGACAGCTATCCGACGATATGCTTAATGGAGCTACGTATCGTCACCCCATGGTTTTGGATTGGATTTCAACTGCTTTGGAAACCAAACTCCAAGCTATGGACGAGGACAAAGCCGAACCATTGGTGCTTTTGCATCACAACCTTAGTCGTTCGCACCTTTCTCTCAAACATTTGGACGATTTGCAAGAAGGTTCGTCCATTCCCCGCTTGAGGAAAGATGAGCGTAGCTTGGGGGAACGACTTCGTGCGCAGCTTACGTTCAAGCACCCTCGGATGCGCTATGCTATTCGATTGAGTATCTGTTTTTTAGTAGGGTACATTTTGGTGCAAGCCCTTGAGCTGGAGAAAGGTGCTTGGGTGATGCTTACCAGTTTGTTTGTAAGCCAAATTAGTTATAGCGAAACGCGGAGGCGCTTGTTCCAGAGGGTGCTTGGTACCGTAATGGGCGTAGTGATTGGCGTGTTACTCATTCAGATATTTCCTACTAAAGTTGGGCAACTGGTACTCCTACTCATTTCTGGCTTTGCTTTTTTTTATTGGGTGCGCACGAGGTATTCCCGTGCTGTGTTATTTATTACCATCTTTGTGCTCTGTGGTTTCAATCTGATCTCAGGAGCTGGTGGGGCAACCATTATGACTTCCCGGTTGATCGATACGCTCATTGGTGCTTCTTTAGCCTTTTTGGTGGCTCGTTACTTGTGGCCAGGTTGGCAGTATCACAGGCTGCCTGTACTTATTTCCCTTGCTATGGCTAAGAATGCAGCTTATTTTAAGGCAATTGTGAAAGAGTACGACCAAGCCAGTCCCGATGATTTAGCTTACCGAATAGCCCGAAGGGAAGCACACAGGGCAGATAATGAATTGGCTACCGCTTGGCGTACCATGCAGGTAGAACCTAAGCGCAAGAGGAAATTTATGCAATATGCATTCACTTTTACCTATCTCAATCACGCCTTGCTGTCCTACATCTCCGCTTTGGGAATCCATAGAAGTACTTATGACCTTAGCTTCGAAAATGCTCCAGAAATGACAACGAAACTCGGAGAAACGATGACCGAAGCAGGGGAGTTGCTTTCGGGAAATTCTTCCGTTACCTCCACAGACTTAGTGCCTGTGTTACACTCTTTGCGTCAGCAAATCCTTTCCATTCCCAGCTCGCTAAAAAAGCAGCAGCTTAGGGTGTTTTATAACATCACCGATGTGACCATGAAACTGGTAGCAGAGTTGGAGAAGATTAAGAAAGAGGGGTAG
- a CDS encoding family 16 glycosylhydrolase — protein sequence MKISMKHFSLLVLITLAYSCASPQKEVPQETEQESTPITYDWASIPVPANAGEGMTWELQSEVSDDFNYTATPEGKSPEFNSKWYDSYHNQWKGPGLTAWTPEQVSVDNKHLIIESNRKPGTDKVSTGCITSKTRVQYPVFIEAKAKLNKLVLASDVWLLSPDDTQEIDILEAYGSTRQDNQWYSERLHLSHHVFVREPLQDYQPTDKGSWYYEGVRNWIDDWVTIGVYWIDPWNLEYYVNGKLVRTVTGQDTIDPKNFTEGTGLSKEMDIIINVEDQTWRSTPVQGSPQLIATDEELADDNLNKMYVDWIRVYKPIQQ from the coding sequence ATGAAAATCTCAATGAAGCACTTCTCTCTATTAGTACTTATCACCCTCGCTTATTCTTGCGCTAGCCCTCAGAAAGAGGTTCCACAAGAAACCGAGCAAGAATCAACGCCTATTACCTATGACTGGGCCAGCATCCCCGTACCTGCAAATGCCGGTGAGGGAATGACCTGGGAACTTCAATCCGAAGTTTCGGATGATTTCAATTATACGGCTACACCCGAAGGCAAAAGCCCTGAATTCAACAGCAAATGGTACGATAGCTACCACAACCAATGGAAAGGACCAGGACTTACCGCCTGGACACCCGAACAGGTTTCTGTAGATAATAAGCACTTGATTATAGAGTCGAACAGGAAACCTGGTACTGATAAAGTAAGTACCGGCTGCATAACCAGCAAAACAAGGGTCCAGTACCCTGTTTTTATAGAAGCAAAAGCAAAGCTCAACAAGCTGGTGTTAGCTTCTGATGTGTGGCTGCTCAGCCCCGACGATACCCAAGAAATTGATATTTTGGAAGCCTACGGAAGTACCCGCCAAGACAACCAATGGTACTCGGAAAGGCTACACCTAAGCCACCATGTATTTGTGCGAGAGCCTTTGCAAGACTACCAACCAACTGACAAAGGAAGCTGGTATTATGAAGGGGTAAGAAACTGGATTGATGACTGGGTGACAATTGGCGTATACTGGATTGACCCTTGGAACTTGGAGTATTATGTAAATGGAAAACTCGTAAGAACTGTTACAGGGCAAGACACCATAGACCCTAAGAACTTTACCGAAGGAACTGGTTTGTCCAAAGAAATGGATATCATCATCAATGTGGAAGACCAAACATGGAGGTCTACACCAGTTCAAGGTTCTCCTCAGCTTATTGCTACTGACGAAGAACTTGCTGATGATAACCTAAATAAGATGTACGTAGATTGGATACGGGTGTATAAGCCTATTCAGCAATAG
- a CDS encoding carcinine hydrolase/isopenicillin-N N-acyltransferase family protein, with product MRTLLFLIFLIGTFSSSFACSVVYYVDKETGKVYVANNEDYWYDVKAFIQLEPRRGKELARLWYGWDGFAQGGVNEAGLFFDGAVTPEQEDVETKGMKGNMGDQLLAGCRTVEEALKFLDENGVALSNAHMMLGDKAGNAVVVEWVRGKRELHWLADNKLVMTNFLLSDTTQGNYPCPRYASIQENIDLLEQKEEAATLLSVGNVLGRAAQPPKPDADGKVGGTLYSSFINLSDMEFVMVYKLDNQKVTKLDLATEFANTKRQKIKLR from the coding sequence ATGCGAACCTTGCTTTTTCTTATTTTCTTGATTGGAACTTTCTCGTCCTCCTTTGCCTGTTCTGTAGTCTATTATGTGGATAAGGAAACGGGGAAGGTCTATGTGGCCAACAACGAAGATTATTGGTACGATGTAAAAGCATTTATCCAGCTAGAACCAAGGAGGGGCAAGGAGCTGGCAAGGCTCTGGTACGGCTGGGACGGCTTTGCCCAAGGAGGTGTGAACGAGGCTGGGCTGTTTTTCGACGGAGCGGTTACGCCAGAGCAAGAGGATGTGGAAACCAAAGGAATGAAGGGGAATATGGGCGATCAGCTCCTTGCCGGTTGCCGCACGGTAGAGGAGGCGCTTAAGTTTTTGGACGAAAATGGAGTTGCCCTCTCCAATGCGCACATGATGCTAGGCGACAAGGCGGGCAACGCCGTAGTAGTAGAGTGGGTGAGGGGCAAACGGGAGTTGCACTGGCTAGCTGATAACAAACTTGTGATGACGAACTTCCTTCTTTCGGACACTACTCAAGGCAATTACCCCTGCCCTCGGTATGCTTCTATCCAAGAGAATATCGACTTGCTAGAGCAAAAGGAAGAGGCTGCTACTTTGCTGAGTGTGGGGAATGTATTGGGCAGGGCTGCCCAGCCTCCCAAGCCCGATGCTGATGGAAAAGTTGGCGGCACGCTTTATTCCTCGTTTATCAACCTGAGCGATATGGAATTTGTGATGGTCTATAAGCTAGACAACCAGAAAGTGACTAAGCTGGACTTGGCTACCGAGTTTGCCAATACCAAAAGGCAAAAGATTAAGCTGAGATAA
- a CDS encoding MBL fold metallo-hydrolase encodes MNKILLILGILIMAVGCQSEKKENSDKKETKTEKKYQAKAPPTHFFGKEAFEESDQTTLRWLGMAGFLVNSRGTTFMIDPLLGGFDMPVMIDFPIDAKKVPSLDAILITHSDNDHYSRPTCADLKAVTKEFHSTVYVDSLMKNQGLSSFGHSIGESFKLGEIKVSLTPADHAWQNALTEMNEGRYWKQEDCTGFWIETPDGNIWDTGDSRLMPEHLKMPTPDAILFDFSDSEWHFTLEGAVKLANAYPNTPLLLHHWGSVDAPDFPPFNGDPEKLNDFVDNPERIVLLAPGEPFTLKRLEKVN; translated from the coding sequence ATGAATAAAATACTTTTAATTCTTGGAATCCTAATAATGGCAGTTGGGTGCCAATCGGAGAAGAAAGAAAATAGTGATAAAAAAGAAACCAAAACTGAGAAAAAATATCAAGCAAAAGCACCCCCGACTCATTTTTTTGGAAAGGAGGCATTTGAAGAATCAGACCAAACAACTTTAAGGTGGTTGGGAATGGCAGGTTTTTTAGTCAATAGTCGAGGTACAACTTTTATGATAGACCCATTACTTGGAGGATTCGATATGCCAGTAATGATTGACTTTCCGATTGATGCCAAAAAAGTTCCAAGTTTGGATGCCATTTTAATTACCCATAGTGATAATGACCATTATAGCAGGCCAACTTGTGCCGATTTGAAAGCTGTAACAAAAGAATTTCATTCAACTGTTTATGTTGATTCATTAATGAAGAATCAAGGATTGTCGTCCTTTGGACACAGTATTGGAGAGTCATTCAAACTCGGTGAAATAAAAGTTTCATTAACTCCTGCCGACCATGCGTGGCAAAACGCTCTTACTGAAATGAACGAAGGTCGATATTGGAAACAAGAAGATTGCACAGGATTTTGGATTGAAACGCCTGATGGAAATATTTGGGATACGGGAGATTCAAGACTGATGCCAGAACATTTAAAAATGCCAACTCCTGATGCAATCCTTTTTGATTTTTCGGATAGTGAATGGCATTTCACATTAGAGGGAGCTGTAAAATTAGCAAACGCTTATCCAAATACTCCCCTTTTATTACATCATTGGGGTTCAGTAGATGCACCAGATTTTCCACCATTTAATGGAGACCCTGAAAAATTGAATGATTTTGTGGACAACCCAGAAAGGATTGTTCTTTTAGCACCAGGAGAACCATTTACCCTAAAAAGATTGGAGAAAGTAAATTGA
- a CDS encoding DUF1593 domain-containing protein, with amino-acid sequence MKIIYLFVLSLLITSSLFGQTEQKNRVIILTDIEADPDDTQSLVRLLLYSNQIDIKGIVATTSCWMQNRVAPESIEKVIQAYGKVQPNLLKHEAGYPTAEALSAVVKSGLPVYGMEGVGKKRDSEGSDWIIKILEEDDDRPLWISVWGGVNTLAQALDRIKQKKSKKKAAKLIAKLRVYTISDQDDSGIWIRNNFPDLQYIVSPGDDYGTATWTGINSYIKGIDNTSISNSWIAQHIQQGHGPLGAVYPDVAWGVEGDTPAFLSLIPNGLNAAEHPQWGGWGGRYELYKPDFSAMKEGGSIVTIAPETRDIWTNAADSYTPYVHRKYGRTVKQDTVSFNDDKVTLWRWRDDFQNDFAARMDWCTSSYKEANHPPVPVLSHPDRLTVKAGESIHLDAFETTDPDGDSFSFLWFNYPEAGTYPKPIKIEGAENIHSAHAKAPEVEQEVTAHFILKVTDRGTPQLTRYKRVIVTIQPK; translated from the coding sequence ATGAAAATCATTTACCTTTTTGTGCTTAGCCTTCTGATAACCAGTTCCCTTTTTGGGCAAACAGAACAGAAAAACAGGGTAATTATCCTAACCGATATTGAAGCCGACCCCGACGATACCCAATCATTGGTTCGCCTACTCTTATATTCCAACCAAATCGATATCAAAGGGATTGTGGCTACCACATCTTGCTGGATGCAAAACAGGGTAGCTCCAGAGTCGATAGAGAAAGTAATTCAGGCATATGGGAAAGTTCAACCGAACTTGCTCAAACACGAGGCTGGCTATCCTACGGCAGAGGCATTATCGGCTGTGGTCAAAAGCGGGCTTCCTGTATATGGCATGGAAGGCGTTGGTAAAAAAAGAGATTCGGAAGGGTCGGATTGGATTATAAAAATATTGGAGGAAGACGACGATCGCCCTTTATGGATATCTGTTTGGGGAGGGGTAAATACCTTAGCCCAAGCCCTTGACAGGATAAAGCAAAAGAAAAGCAAGAAAAAGGCAGCAAAGCTTATCGCCAAGCTTAGGGTCTATACCATTTCAGACCAAGACGATAGCGGTATTTGGATAAGGAACAACTTCCCCGATTTGCAGTACATCGTTAGCCCTGGCGATGATTATGGCACTGCCACTTGGACAGGGATTAATAGTTATATAAAAGGCATAGACAATACCAGCATAAGCAATAGCTGGATAGCCCAACACATACAGCAAGGGCATGGTCCTCTCGGTGCGGTATATCCTGACGTTGCATGGGGAGTGGAAGGCGATACACCGGCTTTTTTATCGCTTATCCCCAATGGGCTGAATGCGGCAGAGCATCCCCAGTGGGGCGGCTGGGGCGGTCGCTACGAACTCTACAAGCCCGATTTCTCTGCCATGAAAGAAGGCGGCTCCATTGTTACCATAGCTCCTGAAACAAGAGATATTTGGACGAATGCCGCCGATAGCTATACGCCTTACGTTCACAGGAAATATGGCCGTACAGTCAAACAAGACACCGTTTCCTTCAATGATGATAAAGTAACTTTATGGCGCTGGAGAGACGATTTCCAAAACGATTTTGCTGCCCGAATGGATTGGTGCACTAGCTCTTATAAAGAAGCCAACCACCCACCTGTTCCCGTGCTGAGCCACCCCGACCGGCTTACGGTAAAAGCAGGGGAAAGCATTCATTTGGATGCTTTTGAAACGACCGACCCCGATGGGGACAGCTTCAGCTTTTTGTGGTTCAACTACCCCGAAGCAGGCACTTACCCCAAACCAATAAAGATAGAAGGAGCTGAAAATATACATAGCGCCCATGCCAAAGCTCCAGAAGTAGAGCAAGAAGTTACTGCCCACTTCATATTGAAGGTGACAGATAGAGGTACTCCTCAACTGACTAGGTACAAAAGGGTGATAGTAACAATACAGCCTAAATAG
- a CDS encoding T9SS type A sorting domain-containing protein, which produces MSSILQKTNYLLLLLLFSTAPTFAQSTTVHVNLNMKHKVGDISAFDRKKFVVLHSSLTESDWTGEEDKMEYVLNDLDVYLGRDNGSMGWYMNQATEHPSKPGYVDPNYAVSQGKYVRETVYGVNNAARHKYEDKVDVLVGGQERPFWPGQETNPCCGGTPWAMGGSDASGDFMGQYFNEFYRNEGEPSTKGLPRPRFMEIINEPLYELIDGHPGSTVKPIDVFNYHNEVADAIRRHNSDIMIGGYTTAFPYFDENNFQRWEDRMKLFMDVSGEKMDFFSIHLYDFNKHHYNNGTAFHGPINFKGSRTEATLDMMEQYSQMKFGTVKPFLISEFGGRDHSIEWKEWTPIRDWQFMKAISPMMMQFMERPNNMLKIIPFIVNKAEWGRTGVPYPWRLMRQAKEGAGETGEEWVFTEMIKLYELWSDVKGTRVDSRSSGLDIMTDTYVDGNKAYVILSNLNYNPESIMLNLFGNTTNSVVSIESKQLRLEGNAPVLETKSLTPGQSLNFTLDTEATAILEYTFASNVTVDEVEEEVKYYADTYLKPIQANTFEKFQINNVVKGNFNSGILRIGIGRGHDKSKLPRILFNGKSLPIVENHRGDDQELRNQFFGMLEIKVPDSLLQTNNEVAINFIDDGGHISTVTMQVFSSTVQIDDPTPSDPLGVEDGLAAAKLIVYPNPSKGEFTVNFSEAMKEGSIHVFNINGSKILTEKVAGTSHTLNLTGRPKGIYFISLDSSNLTLRKKIILN; this is translated from the coding sequence ATGAGCTCAATTTTACAAAAGACAAACTATTTACTTCTACTACTCCTCTTCTCTACGGCTCCAACTTTTGCCCAAAGTACCACAGTGCATGTAAACCTGAACATGAAGCATAAAGTGGGCGACATCTCTGCCTTTGACAGGAAAAAATTTGTTGTGCTTCACTCAAGCCTTACAGAAAGTGACTGGACTGGTGAAGAAGATAAAATGGAGTATGTTCTTAATGACTTGGATGTGTACCTAGGCAGGGACAATGGCAGCATGGGATGGTACATGAACCAGGCAACAGAACACCCTTCCAAGCCAGGCTATGTCGACCCTAATTATGCCGTTTCACAAGGAAAATATGTGAGAGAAACTGTTTATGGTGTAAACAATGCGGCCAGGCACAAATACGAAGACAAAGTTGATGTACTAGTAGGCGGGCAAGAACGACCTTTTTGGCCAGGGCAAGAGACAAACCCTTGTTGTGGAGGAACACCTTGGGCAATGGGAGGTTCAGATGCTTCTGGAGATTTTATGGGGCAGTATTTCAATGAATTTTACCGCAACGAAGGCGAGCCGTCTACCAAAGGACTTCCCCGACCAAGGTTCATGGAAATCATTAACGAGCCACTCTATGAGCTGATAGATGGACACCCGGGCAGCACGGTAAAGCCAATTGATGTTTTCAATTACCACAACGAAGTTGCCGATGCCATCAGAAGGCACAACTCAGATATTATGATAGGTGGCTACACTACTGCATTCCCCTATTTTGACGAAAACAACTTCCAAAGGTGGGAAGACCGGATGAAACTCTTCATGGATGTATCTGGTGAGAAAATGGACTTCTTCTCCATCCATCTCTACGATTTCAACAAACACCATTACAATAATGGCACTGCATTTCATGGCCCTATCAACTTCAAAGGCAGTCGCACAGAAGCTACCCTAGACATGATGGAACAATACAGCCAGATGAAGTTTGGTACTGTAAAACCTTTCTTGATCTCCGAATTTGGCGGCCGCGATCATTCTATAGAATGGAAAGAATGGACCCCGATAAGGGACTGGCAGTTCATGAAGGCGATAAGCCCGATGATGATGCAGTTTATGGAGAGGCCAAACAACATGTTAAAAATCATTCCTTTCATAGTAAACAAGGCTGAATGGGGCAGAACAGGCGTGCCTTACCCATGGAGGCTGATGCGCCAAGCTAAAGAAGGAGCTGGCGAGACAGGTGAGGAATGGGTATTCACGGAAATGATAAAGCTTTACGAACTGTGGTCAGATGTAAAAGGCACTCGGGTAGATAGCCGATCTAGCGGATTGGATATTATGACAGACACGTATGTGGACGGAAATAAGGCTTATGTAATCTTGAGCAACCTGAACTACAACCCTGAAAGCATCATGCTCAACCTGTTTGGAAATACAACTAACAGCGTCGTTTCTATTGAATCTAAACAACTAAGGTTGGAAGGGAATGCCCCTGTATTGGAAACAAAAAGCCTAACCCCAGGGCAAAGCCTCAACTTCACCCTCGACACCGAAGCTACGGCTATTTTGGAATACACCTTTGCCAGCAACGTAACGGTGGACGAAGTGGAGGAGGAAGTGAAGTATTATGCCGATACCTACCTTAAACCTATCCAAGCAAATACCTTTGAAAAATTCCAGATCAACAATGTTGTAAAAGGCAATTTCAATAGTGGGATCTTGCGCATAGGCATTGGCAGAGGCCATGATAAATCCAAATTACCAAGGATACTTTTTAACGGAAAATCACTTCCTATCGTCGAAAACCACAGAGGTGATGACCAAGAGTTGAGAAACCAGTTCTTTGGTATGCTCGAAATAAAAGTACCTGATAGTTTATTACAAACTAACAATGAAGTAGCCATCAATTTTATAGACGATGGTGGGCATATCAGCACCGTAACTATGCAAGTATTTTCCAGCACGGTACAGATAGACGACCCAACCCCTTCCGACCCATTGGGGGTAGAAGACGGCTTAGCTGCGGCAAAACTAATCGTTTACCCCAACCCTAGCAAAGGTGAGTTCACTGTCAATTTCTCTGAAGCAATGAAAGAGGGGAGCATTCATGTGTTCAATATCAACGGCTCAAAAATTCTTACCGAAAAAGTAGCTGGAACAAGTCATACGCTTAACCTAACAGGTCGCCCTAAAGGGATTTATTTCATATCACTGGATAGTAGCAACCTCACACTTCGTAAAAAAATCATTTTGAATTAG